The sequence GCCCGGCGCTCGGCCTCACCATCCCCGTGGGCAAGGACTCCATGTCCATGCGCACCGTCTGGGAGGAGCAGGGCCAGCGCAAGGCGGTGACGGCGCCCCTGTCGCTCATCGTCTCGGCCTTCGCGCCGGTGCTGGACGTGCGCCACTCGCTCACCCCGCAGCTGCGCGATCCCGGCGTGGACACCCGGCTGGTGTTCGTGGACCTGGCGGGAGGCCGGCAGCGCCTGGGCGGCTCGGTGCTCGCCCAGACGTACTCCCAGGTGGGCCCGCGCTGCCCGGACGTGGACGACCCGGAGACCCTCAAGGGCTTCTTCGCCGCGGTGCAGGCGCTCAACGAGACGGGCGCGCTGCTCGCCTACCATGACCGCTCCGACGGCGGGTTGATCACCACGCTGGTGGAGATGGCCTTCGCCGGGCACTGCGGCTTCGAGGTGGACGTGACGGGCCTGGGGGCGGACGCGGTCGCGGCGCTCTTCAACGAGGAGCTGGGCGCGATCCTCCAGGTGCGGGTGACGGATCTCCCGCGCGTGCGCGAGGTGATGAAGGTGCACGGGCTGGAGGCGCACTGCCACGAGCTGGGCCGCCCCCAGACGGACCTGACGGCCCGGGTACGCCACGGGGAGCGGGTGCTGCTGGAGGAGGACGTGATGGGGCTGCGCGCGGTGTGGTCGCGCGTCAGCTACGAGATGCAGAAGCTGCGCGACAACCCTCGCTGCGCCGAGCAGGAGTACGCCGCCAGGTGCGACCCGGCGGATCCGGGCCTGTCCGCGCGGCTCACGTTCTCGCCCTCGGAGGACGTGGCGGCGCCGTTCATCGCCAAGGGGGCACGGCCCCGGGTGGCCATCCTGCGCGAGCAGGGGGTGAACAGCCAGTTGGAGATGGCGCGGGCCTTCGTGCGCGCGGGCTTCAGCGCGGTGGACGTGCACATGAGCGATCTGCTCACCGGGCGGGTGTCCCTGAAGGACTTCACGGGCCTGGCGGCGTGCGGCGGCTTCTCGTACGGAGACGTGCTGGGGGCGGGAGGCGGCTGGGCGCGCTCCATCCTGTTCAACGCGCGCGCCCGGGACGAGTTCGCCGCGTTCTTCGCGCGCGCCGGCACCTTCAGCCTGGGCATCTGCAACGGCTGCCAGATGATGGCGCAGCTGCGTGAGCTGATTCCCGGCGCCGAGCACTTCCCGAACTTCGTGCGCAACGTCTCCGAGCAGTTCGAGGCGCGGCTGGTGCAGGTGGAGGTGGCGCCGAGCCCCTCGCTGTTCTTCCAGGGCATGGCGGGCAGCCGCATCCCCATCGCCTCGTCGCATGGCGAGGGTCGCGCGGAGTTCTCCACCGCCGAGGAGGCGGCGCGGGTGGACGGGCTGGGCGTGGTGCCCGTGCGCTTCGTGGACAACCACGGGCGGGTGACGGAGACGTACCCCTCCAACCCGAGCGGCTCGCCGCACGGCATCGCGGGCCTGACGTCCCGGGACGGGCGGGTGACGATCATGATGCCGCACCCGGAGCGCGTGAGCCGCAGCGTGCAGTACTCGTGGTGCCCGCCGGAGTGGGGCGAGGACAGCCCGTGGATGCGGATGTTCCGCAACGCCCGCGTGACGCTGGGCTGATGATCCGAGGTCGGTGACGGGGGCTGCTCCACCGGGCCCCCGGTTCCGTTGGCGGGGGCGCGGAGAGGGTCTCCCACGAGGCAAGGGGGGCGACGAGCCTCCTCCCGCCCGCTCGTGGACGATGCGGTCAGCGCAAACACGAAGGCCCGATGAGGACCGGAGTCCACATCGGGCCTTGTCTTGATGAGGCGCCACCCGGATTCGAACCGGGGAATGAGGGTTTTGCAGACCCTTGCCTTACCACTTGGCTATGGCGCCGCGAACCGTGCGTACGGCCTTATATGGACCTGAATCCGCCGGGTCAAGACAGGAGCGTGGGGTTCCGGGGCGGTTCCGGGCTCGTAGAGCACCCAGGGCGGCTGCCTGCCTCCGGGATGGGATTAATGGGGCTCCGGGTTGCCCCTAATAGACACCGCAACAGGAGGTTCCGGGTGGTGGATGCCCGTATGCCCTGTGCCGAGCTGTACGTGCGGCTTGGAGATGATGAGGTGCTCGTCCTCGACTGTCGCGAGCCCGAGGATTGGGCTCGCTACGGGCACCATGTCCCCGGCGCCTTGTGGATGCCCTTCGAGGAGATTCTTCGGGAGGGGTCGGTGCTGCCCGACGACGAACTCATCGTGGTGTGTGGGTGTGCTCCAGATGGCTCCGACGCCCGTCGGGTCTGCCGGCTGTTGCAGCGCCTGGGCTTCAACGCGGTGTGCCTGGAGGGGGGTCTCCAGGGGTGGCTGAGCCAGGGGATGCCTACCGAGAGCCATCATGTCCCGCAGGTCATGGCCAGCGGGGCTTGTTGAGAATCCGGAGCATCTGGTGCACCCCCGGGCAGTGGGTCGTGTGGTGTCAAAGCATGTAAAGACGCGGGGCAATCCACGCCCCACACCTAAGGATGTCTCGTCATGGCCAAGCTTCGTGCCGTGCTGATCGGTGCCACCGGACTCGCCGGCCAGCAGTTCATCTCCGCGCTCAAGGAGCACCCCGACATCGAACTCACGGGCCTGGCGGCCTCGCCGCGCTCGGCGGGCAAGTCCTACGTGGAGGCGTTGCGCGCCGCCAATGGGATGACGGCCTGGTTCGTCCCCGAGCCGCTCCCGGAGTCCGTCGCGAAGCTGAAGGTGATGGGCGGGGAGCAGATCAACGCCCGGGACTATGACATCGCCTTCTCGGCGGTGGAGTCGGATGTGGCCAAGGAACTCGAGCCCCGGCTCGCCCGCGACATCCCCGTGTTCTCCGCGGCCAGCGCCTTCCGCTACGAGGCGGACGTCCCGCTGCTCATCCCTCCGGTCAACGCCTCCCATGCGCCGCTCATCCGCGCGCAGCAGAAGCAGCGGGGCTGGAAGGGCTTCATCGTCCCCATCCCCAACTGCACCACCACGGGCCTGGCCATCACCCTGGCCCCGCTCGCCGAGCACTTCGGCGTCAAGTCCGTGCTGATGACCTCGCTGCAGGCCATGTCCGGCGCGGGCCGCTCACCGGGCGTCATCGGCCTGGACATCCTGGACAACGTCATTCCCTACATCCCCAAGGAAGAGGAGAAGGTCCAGGTGGAGACGAAGAAGATCCTGGGCACGCTCAACGCCGGGGGCGCCGCCCTGACCCCGCATGACGTGAGCGTCTCGTGCACCTGCACCCGGGTGGCGGTGATGGAGGGCCACACCGAGTCCGTCTTCGTGTCGCTCTCCCGCAAGGCCTCCGTGCAGGAGGTGGTGGCGGCGATGCGCGAGTGGCGGGGCGCCGAGGTGGCGCGTCAGCTTCCGTCGGCTCCGCCGCGCTGGATCGAGGTGCTCGACGAGCCGTTCCGGCCCCAGCCCCGCCTGGACCGGGACACCCACGGGGGCATGGCCACCACCGTGGGCCGGGTGCGCGAGGACTCGGTGTTGGAGAATGGCTTCAAATACGTGCTGGTATCCCACAACACCAAGATGGGAGCGGCCAAGGGAGCGATCCTCGTGGCCGAACTGATGCGTGCCCAGGGGCTCCTTGGATGAGGTAGAGGAGGGCACTCAATTTAGGAGTGCCTCCCCCGTGACAACCCACTACTGTGGGTGCGCACGGTCCTGTCCTATCGGAGATCTCAATGGCTTATGTAGTTGCCGAGCCTTGCATCAAGTGCAAGTACACCGACTGCGTCGAAGTCTGCCCCGTCAACTGCTTCTATGAGGGGGCCAACTTCCTGGTCATCCACCCGGACGAGTGCATCGATTGCGGTGCGTGCGAGCCCGTCTGCCCGACGAAGGCGATCTTCCCGGAGTCGGAGCTGCCCAAGGAGTGGAAGGAGTACCAGAAGATCAACGCGGACTACGCCCCCAAGTGGCCGAACATCGCCGAGAAGCGCGCGGCCCTGCCGGAGGCGGAGGAGTTCAAGGACAAGAAGGGCAAGCGCGAACTGCTGGATCTCAATCCCGGCAAGTAGTCATCCCGCGGGCATCCAAGGCCCCGTGCCGTGAGGCGCGGGGCCTTTCCTTTTGCCCGTGGGGGCTCAGGCGCTCGACAGGGCCTTGAGCCTCAGTCCTCGCGCGGCCAGCTCCTCCTGGATGCGGGCCAGGTTCTCCCGGGGGAGGGGCCCGCGGTGGCCCTGGATGCGCAGCGCCACCTCGCGGGGGCCCGTGCGCTCCACCTCCACCGTGGTCTCCAACGCCCCGCCCAGCCGCATCGCGAGCGCGGGCCGCTGCGAGCGCACGAACACCTCGATCTTCTCGATGAGCTCCAGGGTGGCCTGGACGCGCGTCTCCTCGGGCGGGGCGGCCCCGGTCGTCGCCGGGCCCGAGCCCCCTTCCAGGCGTGTCCCGGGTGGGGTGGGGCGGGCGTCTGGCGGTTCAGCCGGGAGGAGCTCCGCGCCTCGGGCCGCCGACTCCCCTTTGCCCGTCACCGGTTCCGGGGGCGATTCCCGCGCCAGTTCGCGGGCGATGAGCGCCGTCAGACGGTGGTGGACCCGTTCCTGGTTCGTCTGGTGGGCTTCCCCCCGGACCTCTCCCAGCCGGTGGGCCTCGGCACTCAGCCCCTGGCGCACCCGTCCCAGTTGCTCGGCGCTGGCGAACGCTCCTCGGGGAGCGATCTGGAGGGAGCCGGGGGCGGCACGGACGCCGAGGCTTCCCCGGGCGAGCACTCCGGGCGGGCGCACCCCCTGCGCCCCCGGCGGCGGGCGCTTCGCCGGCTCGGGCGGAGCCCTCTTCATCAGTTCCTGGAAGCGGTCCTTCTCCGGGACGGACCGGGTGGGTGGGGTGTCTGGGCGATCGTCGACCTTCATGCTCCCTCGCGGCGTGGGGGGAGCCTCTCCGGGAGCACGGGGTGTGCCATGGAGGGCCGCGGGGAGACTTCGCGGCGAGCCCTCTCCCGTCATGGACGGGGGACTCGCCGCCGGGATGGTGCGGGTCCCGCGAAGCCTAGCGGCGGGGCTGTCCGAAGGCCCCGGCCTGGGTGGGCGCCGCGCCCATCAGATCATTGATGGCGACGGGGCACTGCGCCACGGAGGCGGGGTCCACCAGGAGGTTGCCCTGGGACCAGTCGCGATCCTGGAAGATGAGGGCGTCGCGCAGCTCCAACTCGTCCACGCCCTTGGCGAAGGACCAGAAGCGCCCGCGCACCATCAGCCGGGTGCCCTTGGGAATGCGGCTCAGGTCCAGGTACTGCTGGGCGGCGAGCTTCGCGGTGATGCGCACCTCGAGGGGCTTGTACTTGCTGAAGGGATCGATCTTCCCGGCGTTGGGGTCGGGCGGATACCACAGCAGGCGGGCCACGGCGGTGGGCGGTGGGGCTTCCTCCTCGGGCTGGCCCTTGCGCTTCTTGGGCTTCTTGGGCTGCTCCACCGTCACGTCCACGAGCCGCAGGTCACCAAAGGCCACCTGACGGTCGAGGTAGTTCTCGCGGAACATCTTCTCGGCGGAGCGCGCGGCGGTGGCGGTGGCGCGCCGGACCTCGATGTCGTAGCGCTCGCGCAGGGTCGGCAGGGTGAGGAAGAAGCTGTCGATGGGCTGGAGGCCCTCGGCCAGGAAGCGCAGCTTGCCCACGTCGATGGTGAGCACCAGGGGCCCGAGGGTGGACGCGGTCTGGAACCAGCTCTCGGGCAGCTTTCGATCGATCAACACGCGCCGCACCATGGCCACCAGGTACGCGTTGGCCTGGAAGCGCGGGGTGCTCAGCTGGGTGTTGAGCGCCTGGACGAGCAGGGGATCCAGGTAGAAGTTCTCGTCGCGCTTGTGCAGCAGGGGCGCGGTCTCGCCGAGCAGCGTGAGCATGCCGCCGAGCAGCCGGGCGCAGTTGGCGTCGTTCGTTCCCCGAGAGAGCGCCTGGTAGAAGCCGGAGCGGAGGAAGCGGCGGTCGAAGTCCTCCTCCTTGAGGTTGGGCGCTTCGCGGTTGGGGCCGAAGAAGACCTCCGGCTGGGCCGCGGCGGGAAGGGAAGAGAGCGAGAGGACGAGTGCGAGGAGGGCGGATCGCATCACGTGTCAGGGTAGCACGGCGGGGAGTACTCGTTGGGATAAGACGGAGAGTGCACCCGGGCGAGTCCGCCTTTTGGTCTGTTTGAGCCGCCGGGATTTGTGTACCTTGCTCGGCGATATGTCGAACCCGGACAACCCCCAGCCGGTCACCATCGCCCAGATTCGCTCCGAAGCGGAGCTGTTCCAGGCGCTCGCCATCCGCGAGGTGGTGTTCATCGAGGAGCAGCACGTTCCCGAGGGCATCGAGCGCGATGCCGAGGATGCCAAGGCCTACCATGTGCTCGCGTTCCAGGGCGGCCACGCCATTGGGACGGGGCGTCTCGTGATGTTGCCGGAGCCTCCTCCCGGAGAGAAGGGGACGTGGGCGAAGGTCGGCCGCATGGCGGTGCTCAAGGCGCACCGCAAGGCCAACGTGGGCGGAAGCCTGCTGGCGGCGCTGGAAGAGGAGGCGCGCAACCGCGGCGTCCAGGGCATCGTGCTCAACTCGCAGCTCTACGCGCTCGAGTTCTACAAGAAGAAGGGCTACACGCCCTGGGGCGAGGTGTTCGACGAGGCGGGCATCGAGCACCTGGAGATGCGCAAGAAGCTCTGAGTCTTCCCGGGGCGCCTGGCGCGCCCCGCCGCGCCTCGTCAGATTCTCCGTCCGCGCTCGGCGGGCGTCTGCGCGTGGCGGGGATCCTCGGGCCAGCTGTGCTTGGGGTACTTGCGGCACAGCTCCTTGCGCAGCGCGGGGTAGTGCCGCTCCCAGAAACCGGCGAGGTCGGTCGTCACCTGCACGGCGCGCATGTTGGGCGCGAGCAGGTGCAGCACGAGCGGCACCCGTCCGGCGCAGACGCTGGGCCCCTGGGCCATGCCGAAGAAGTCCTGGAGGCGGGACTCGACCCAGGGCGGCTTGCCGGGCTCGTAGTTCACCTGGGCCTGGCGGCCTCCGGGCAGGGAGACCTTCGACGGGGCATGCTGGGACAACAGCCGGGCCTGCTCCTGGGTGAGCCGGGCCTGGAGCGCATCGAGCAGGGACACGCCCTCGAGGTCCGCGAAGCTCCGGGCCCCGGCGCACAGGGAGGCGAGCGCGTCGCGCATGAAGGCGTCGTCCACCTGGGGGAAGCCCGCCTCGGGGAAGGCCTGGGCGAGCAGCGCCACGCGGGTGCGCCAGTGCAGCAGGGCCTCGGGATTGGCGAAGCGGCCCGGGCCCGCGGCGAGCGCCTGTTCCACGAGCACGCGCGCGGTGGCCTCGGACGGGGGCGCGGGGGCGCGGGTCTCCTCGAGCACGAGGTTGCCGTAGGCCAGGCGGGTGATGCGCTCGACGCGCCGCGCCTCGGCGTTCCACTGCAGGGTGTCCACCTCCTCGAGGGCATCGGGGTAGAGATCGAGCAGCCACTCGGGCTCCACGGAGCTGGCGAGCCGGACGATGACGCCCCGGCCCGGACGCTCCTCGATGTCCACGGCGACGAGCAGCTCGGGCTCCTGGACGGTGCTGTTCTCGGAGAGCTGCGCGGTGCCGCCGCCGAAGAGCAGCAGATCGGGCGCGCGGGGCTTGCGGCGCCGGGCCACCCGGTCCGGATAGCCCGCGAGCACGCTGAGCATCAGCGCCTGCTCCTGGGCCTCGGGGGTGGGGGGCTTCGCGCCCTGTTCGCGCACGGCACGCCGCAACTGGCGCTGGACCCGGTCCACGGCCTGCACGGCGCCCGGCTCCAGGGAGAGGGACTGCACGCGGCCGGAGGCGAACTGGGCGCGTTCGGCCTGACGGAAGCGCTCGCTCAAGTCCAGCAGGTCCGAGGGCCCGGCGACGACGTGGGCGGCGCGGCCCGGGCCCGACATCTGGGTGCGTGCCTCGCGGCGGATGTCGCGCTCGCCCACGAGCGCGGCGAGCAGGGCCGCGTCGGCGCCAACTCCCCGGCGCTCGCCCTCGACGATGATGCGCGCCTGGCGGGGGTGGAGGGGAAAGCGCAGCAGCCGCTGGCCGATGTCGGTCACCTTGCCCTTGGGGTCCACGGCGCCCAGGCGGCGCAGCAGGGTCTCCGCGGCCTCGAGCGAGGCGGCCGGTGGGGCCTCGAAGAAGGGGAAGGCGCCCAGGTCCTGGATGCCGGCGGCGCGCAGGGAGAGCACGGTCTCGGCCAGGTCCATGCGGCGGATTTCGGGGGCGTCCTGCTCGGGACGG is a genomic window of Cystobacter fuscus DSM 2262 containing:
- a CDS encoding rhodanese-like domain-containing protein; translated protein: MVDARMPCAELYVRLGDDEVLVLDCREPEDWARYGHHVPGALWMPFEEILREGSVLPDDELIVVCGCAPDGSDARRVCRLLQRLGFNAVCLEGGLQGWLSQGMPTESHHVPQVMASGAC
- the asd gene encoding aspartate-semialdehyde dehydrogenase, with protein sequence MAKLRAVLIGATGLAGQQFISALKEHPDIELTGLAASPRSAGKSYVEALRAANGMTAWFVPEPLPESVAKLKVMGGEQINARDYDIAFSAVESDVAKELEPRLARDIPVFSAASAFRYEADVPLLIPPVNASHAPLIRAQQKQRGWKGFIVPIPNCTTTGLAITLAPLAEHFGVKSVLMTSLQAMSGAGRSPGVIGLDILDNVIPYIPKEEEKVQVETKKILGTLNAGGAALTPHDVSVSCTCTRVAVMEGHTESVFVSLSRKASVQEVVAAMREWRGAEVARQLPSAPPRWIEVLDEPFRPQPRLDRDTHGGMATTVGRVREDSVLENGFKYVLVSHNTKMGAAKGAILVAELMRAQGLLG
- the fdxA gene encoding ferredoxin FdxA, with amino-acid sequence MAYVVAEPCIKCKYTDCVEVCPVNCFYEGANFLVIHPDECIDCGACEPVCPTKAIFPESELPKEWKEYQKINADYAPKWPNIAEKRAALPEAEEFKDKKGKRELLDLNPGK
- a CDS encoding GNAT family N-acetyltransferase, with protein sequence MSNPDNPQPVTIAQIRSEAELFQALAIREVVFIEEQHVPEGIERDAEDAKAYHVLAFQGGHAIGTGRLVMLPEPPPGEKGTWAKVGRMAVLKAHRKANVGGSLLAALEEEARNRGVQGIVLNSQLYALEFYKKKGYTPWGEVFDEAGIEHLEMRKKL
- the hrpB gene encoding ATP-dependent helicase HrpB: MADVALPIDPLLPQLVTTLRAASSLVLEAPPGAGKTTRVPRALLEAGIGQGKEIVVLQPRRLPTRLAAQRVSEEIGERVGETVGYQVRFEDVRGPKTRLSFVTEGVLGRRLLSDPTLRDVSVVVLDEFHERHLSADISLALLRRLQLGPRPDLKIVVMSATLEAAPISAYLGQCPTLRSEGRRFDVSLEYLPAPDERYLDAQVLSGIKRLHANGLDGDVLVFLPGAGEIRRARDTCAEFAERHDMELLPLHGDLPPAEQDRAVRRSSRRKIILSTNVAETSVTIDGVAAVIDSGLARVASHSPWSGLPILKLAKVSRASATQRAGRAGRTRSGHCLRLYTQHDFDGRPEQDAPEIRRMDLAETVLSLRAAGIQDLGAFPFFEAPPAASLEAAETLLRRLGAVDPKGKVTDIGQRLLRFPLHPRQARIIVEGERRGVGADAALLAALVGERDIRREARTQMSGPGRAAHVVAGPSDLLDLSERFRQAERAQFASGRVQSLSLEPGAVQAVDRVQRQLRRAVREQGAKPPTPEAQEQALMLSVLAGYPDRVARRRKPRAPDLLLFGGGTAQLSENSTVQEPELLVAVDIEERPGRGVIVRLASSVEPEWLLDLYPDALEEVDTLQWNAEARRVERITRLAYGNLVLEETRAPAPPSEATARVLVEQALAAGPGRFANPEALLHWRTRVALLAQAFPEAGFPQVDDAFMRDALASLCAGARSFADLEGVSLLDALQARLTQEQARLLSQHAPSKVSLPGGRQAQVNYEPGKPPWVESRLQDFFGMAQGPSVCAGRVPLVLHLLAPNMRAVQVTTDLAGFWERHYPALRKELCRKYPKHSWPEDPRHAQTPAERGRRI